The Drosophila bipectinata strain 14024-0381.07 chromosome 2L, DbipHiC1v2, whole genome shotgun sequence genome has a segment encoding these proteins:
- the pr gene encoding 6-pyruvoyl tetrahydrobiopterin synthase, with amino-acid sequence MSQQPVAFLTRRETFSACHRLHSPQLSDAENLEVFGKCNNFHGHGHNYTVEITVRGPIDQRTGMVLNITELKDAIETVIMKRLDHKNLDKDVEYFSKTPSTTENLAVYIWDNIRLQLKKPELLYEVKIHETPKNIISYRGPYSLNGIYNPINKRITHDSCTNISSDSD; translated from the exons ATGTCTCAACAACCTGTTGCCTTCCTCACCCGTCGCGAAACATTCAGCGCCTGCCATCGCCTGCATAG CCCCCAACTAAGTGATGCCGAGAACCTGGAAGTCTTTGGGAAATGCAACAACTTTCACGGCCATGGACACAATTATACAG ttGAGATTACTGTTCGAGGACCAATTGATCAGCGCACTGGAATGGTGCTGAACATCACCGAACTTAAGGATGCTATTGAAACGGTGATCATGAAGCGTTTGGATCACAAAAATCTCGACAAGGATGTGGAGTACTTTTCAAAGACT CCAAGTACCACTGAAAATCTGGCTGTATACATCTGGGATAATATCCGGTTGCAGCTGAAGAAACCTGAGCTGCTCTATGAAGTGAAAATCCATGAGACACCAAAGAACATTATTTCCTATCGTGGTCCGTATTCCTTGAACGGGATCTACAATCCCATCAACAAACGCATAACCCACGATTCGTGTACCAACATATCCTCGGACTCGGATTAG